A stretch of Myxocyprinus asiaticus isolate MX2 ecotype Aquarium Trade chromosome 42, UBuf_Myxa_2, whole genome shotgun sequence DNA encodes these proteins:
- the prr11 gene encoding proline-rich protein 11 isoform X2, translating into MAGFKRLSRFFQRRRKRNGSSRRCAIMSKQPDGFPATLTAPAPNNNTMVETKEETSVQDTKLSRSVGALFFAVGGIMQKCSKTIYRTCSGFLNVCLFWRRYADRVESLHQKVEELQREIALLHSALKLSREAKTAGGNGEILNGVNLSTPLLPVSLPPPPPPLPPPPPPPPPLPSKLAVPKLVVVPIKSAQPTFLKKQRDGPVAVTLHDLQAVRLRKVTVSHKTQMSPDRKRSPLVTLADLQKVRLRRSHSELPLKFRSSLGRTPTKSPVNLRVPLRKVMNRSPGGTPLFNKENEKMDSSLDPRMKNALGNSHLNALTKGLSQLKAA; encoded by the exons ATGGCTGGATTCAAG CGCCTGAGCAGATTTTTTCAGCGGCGGAGGAAGAGAAATGGCAGCAGTCGACGTTGTGCCATAATGAGTAAGCAGCCGGATGGGTTTCCTGCCACCCTAACGGCCCCTGC TCCAAACAACAACACAATGGTGGAGACGAAGGAGGAGACCAGTGTTCAAGATACTAAACTGTCTAGAAGTGTTGGAGCTCTGTTTTTTGCAGTTGGAGGAATTATGCAAAAATGCAGCAAGACAATTTATCGA ACCTGTTCGGGATTCCTAAATGTCTGTCTTTTCTGGAGACGCTATGCAGATCGTGTGGAGTCCCTTCATCAAAAAGTAGAGGAGCTACAAAGGGAAATAGCACTATTGCATTCAGCTCTGAAG CTGTCTCGTGAAGCCAAAACTGCAGGTGGTAATGGTGAAATACTTAATGGTGTTAACCTCTCTACACCACTTCTACCTGTCTCCCTTCCACCTCCACCTCCTCCcctaccaccaccaccaccaccacctcctccACTTCCATCTAAACTTGCTGTTCCGAAACTGGTCGTAGTCCCCATCAAGTCTGCTCAACCTACGTTTCTGAAA AAGCAGCGAGATGGCCCTGTTGCAGTTACTCTCCATGATCTTCAGGCAGTACGCCTTAGAAAGGTGACTGTAAGCCATAAAACTCAG ATGTCTCCAGACAGAAAAAGATCTCCTTTGGTCACACTCGCAGACTTGCAGAAAGTCCGTTTACGACGTTCTCATTCTGAACTCCCATTAAAGTTCAGGTCAAGCCTCGGCAG GACCCCAACCAAAAGTCCAGTGAATCTTCGAGTACCACTTCGAAAAGTCATGAACAG GAGCCCTGGTGGTACACCattgtttaacaaagaaaatgagAAGATGGATTCAAGCCTTGATCCAAGAATGAAAAATGCTTTAGGAAACAGTCACCTG AATGCTTTAACAAAAGGACTATCACAACTCAAGGCTGCCTAA
- the prr11 gene encoding proline-rich protein 11 isoform X3 — MAGFKRLSRFFQRRRKRNGSSRRCAIMSKQPDGFPATLTAPAPNNNTMVETKEETSVQDTKLSRSVGALFFAVGGIMQKCSKTIYRTCSGFLNVCLFWRRYADRVESLHQKVEELQREIALLHSALKLSREAKTAGGNGEILNGVNLSTPLLPVSLPPPPPPLPPPPPPPPPLPSKLAVPKLVVVPIKSAQPTFLKKQRDGPVAVTLHDLQAVRLRKVTVSHKTQMSPDRKRSPLVTLADLQKVRLRRSHSELPLKFRSSLGRTPTKSPVNLRVPLRKVMNRSPGGTPLFNKENEKMDSSLDPRMKNALGNSHLGLLGYKSKREM, encoded by the exons ATGGCTGGATTCAAG CGCCTGAGCAGATTTTTTCAGCGGCGGAGGAAGAGAAATGGCAGCAGTCGACGTTGTGCCATAATGAGTAAGCAGCCGGATGGGTTTCCTGCCACCCTAACGGCCCCTGC TCCAAACAACAACACAATGGTGGAGACGAAGGAGGAGACCAGTGTTCAAGATACTAAACTGTCTAGAAGTGTTGGAGCTCTGTTTTTTGCAGTTGGAGGAATTATGCAAAAATGCAGCAAGACAATTTATCGA ACCTGTTCGGGATTCCTAAATGTCTGTCTTTTCTGGAGACGCTATGCAGATCGTGTGGAGTCCCTTCATCAAAAAGTAGAGGAGCTACAAAGGGAAATAGCACTATTGCATTCAGCTCTGAAG CTGTCTCGTGAAGCCAAAACTGCAGGTGGTAATGGTGAAATACTTAATGGTGTTAACCTCTCTACACCACTTCTACCTGTCTCCCTTCCACCTCCACCTCCTCCcctaccaccaccaccaccaccacctcctccACTTCCATCTAAACTTGCTGTTCCGAAACTGGTCGTAGTCCCCATCAAGTCTGCTCAACCTACGTTTCTGAAA AAGCAGCGAGATGGCCCTGTTGCAGTTACTCTCCATGATCTTCAGGCAGTACGCCTTAGAAAGGTGACTGTAAGCCATAAAACTCAG ATGTCTCCAGACAGAAAAAGATCTCCTTTGGTCACACTCGCAGACTTGCAGAAAGTCCGTTTACGACGTTCTCATTCTGAACTCCCATTAAAGTTCAGGTCAAGCCTCGGCAG GACCCCAACCAAAAGTCCAGTGAATCTTCGAGTACCACTTCGAAAAGTCATGAACAG GAGCCCTGGTGGTACACCattgtttaacaaagaaaatgagAAGATGGATTCAAGCCTTGATCCAAGAATGAAAAATGCTTTAGGAAACAGTCACCTG GGGCTACTTGGTTACAAATCAAAACgggaaatgtaa
- the prr11 gene encoding proline-rich protein 11 isoform X1 translates to MAGFKRLSRFFQRRRKRNGSSRRCAIMSKQPDGFPATLTAPAPNNNTMVETKEETSVQDTKLSRSVGALFFAVGGIMQKCSKTIYRTCSGFLNVCLFWRRYADRVESLHQKVEELQREIALLHSALKLSREAKTAGGNGEILNGVNLSTPLLPVSLPPPPPPLPPPPPPPPPLPSKLAVPKLVVVPIKSAQPTFLKKQRDGPVAVTLHDLQAVRLRKVTVSHKTQMSPDRKRSPLVTLADLQKVRLRRSHSELPLKFRSSLGRTPTKSPVNLRVPLRKVMNRSPGGTPLFNKENEKMDSSLDPRMKNALGNSHLVCNRFTINVYHNLHGTFFLRILTLFRLLLPS, encoded by the exons ATGGCTGGATTCAAG CGCCTGAGCAGATTTTTTCAGCGGCGGAGGAAGAGAAATGGCAGCAGTCGACGTTGTGCCATAATGAGTAAGCAGCCGGATGGGTTTCCTGCCACCCTAACGGCCCCTGC TCCAAACAACAACACAATGGTGGAGACGAAGGAGGAGACCAGTGTTCAAGATACTAAACTGTCTAGAAGTGTTGGAGCTCTGTTTTTTGCAGTTGGAGGAATTATGCAAAAATGCAGCAAGACAATTTATCGA ACCTGTTCGGGATTCCTAAATGTCTGTCTTTTCTGGAGACGCTATGCAGATCGTGTGGAGTCCCTTCATCAAAAAGTAGAGGAGCTACAAAGGGAAATAGCACTATTGCATTCAGCTCTGAAG CTGTCTCGTGAAGCCAAAACTGCAGGTGGTAATGGTGAAATACTTAATGGTGTTAACCTCTCTACACCACTTCTACCTGTCTCCCTTCCACCTCCACCTCCTCCcctaccaccaccaccaccaccacctcctccACTTCCATCTAAACTTGCTGTTCCGAAACTGGTCGTAGTCCCCATCAAGTCTGCTCAACCTACGTTTCTGAAA AAGCAGCGAGATGGCCCTGTTGCAGTTACTCTCCATGATCTTCAGGCAGTACGCCTTAGAAAGGTGACTGTAAGCCATAAAACTCAG ATGTCTCCAGACAGAAAAAGATCTCCTTTGGTCACACTCGCAGACTTGCAGAAAGTCCGTTTACGACGTTCTCATTCTGAACTCCCATTAAAGTTCAGGTCAAGCCTCGGCAG GACCCCAACCAAAAGTCCAGTGAATCTTCGAGTACCACTTCGAAAAGTCATGAACAG GAGCCCTGGTGGTACACCattgtttaacaaagaaaatgagAAGATGGATTCAAGCCTTGATCCAAGAATGAAAAATGCTTTAGGAAACAGTCACCTGGTATGTAACCGCTTTACCATAAATGTTTATCACAATTTACACGGTACATTCTTTTTAAGAATTTTAACATTATTCAGACTTCTTCTTCCatcttaa